From Candidatus Hydrogenedentota bacterium, one genomic window encodes:
- a CDS encoding SUMF1/EgtB/PvdO family nonheme iron enzyme — protein sequence MSRGPIAAVAVVMTLVCVVSAAQDRGGGGTAAPPPGGSGSARVALVVGNAAYPDSPLRNPVNDATDMAAALERLGFAVMLQSDVDQQRIETAIREFGDRIAGAAAALFYYAGHGIQVEGHNYLVPVGKAIEAEHEAKYFCVDAGLVLEKMQDAGARVNIVILDACRNNPFARSWRSSTQGLAPMEAARGCLIAYATAPGKVAADGTGRNSVYTASLLKHLEQNDLDILKLFMTVRNEVLQATDDAQIPWENTSLTAEFYFVARPYVTGPGAGETRPPTVVAPTSPPAEEPNPGELCMFEGGEFAWIPPGNFEMGSSLTPEQVITMCDGYKEVQSELENEHPQHAVTLTRGFWMGTREVSVDRFRTFVDATGYETDAEKAGQGAVYDIEEHGWLLSAGATWRNPHREVEEREPVVLVSWNDATAYCQWLSQKTGDTYRLPTEAEWEYACRAGTNTECWWGDRIEDGTGCMNCADETKRPDGKQWVWRLPFSDGYWNVSPVGSFKANPWGLYDTIGNVWEWCADLYGGYPSETTTDPKGARTGDYRVTRGGSWGCFPWGCRSACRDYQSAKNAADSLGFRVVRLAYP from the coding sequence ATGAGCCGGGGGCCTATTGCGGCAGTTGCTGTGGTCATGACACTGGTGTGCGTGGTCTCCGCCGCGCAGGACCGCGGCGGCGGGGGCACGGCCGCGCCGCCGCCCGGCGGCTCCGGAAGCGCGCGCGTGGCACTAGTGGTCGGCAATGCCGCTTACCCGGACTCGCCTTTGCGCAATCCTGTGAATGACGCGACGGACATGGCCGCGGCCCTGGAAAGGCTCGGTTTCGCTGTCATGCTTCAAAGCGACGTAGACCAGCAGCGCATTGAAACAGCCATCCGCGAGTTCGGCGACAGAATCGCCGGGGCGGCGGCGGCGCTGTTCTACTATGCGGGGCACGGTATCCAGGTCGAAGGCCACAACTACCTCGTGCCCGTTGGGAAGGCCATCGAGGCGGAACACGAAGCCAAGTATTTCTGCGTGGACGCGGGGCTTGTGCTCGAAAAGATGCAGGACGCAGGTGCACGAGTGAATATCGTCATACTGGACGCTTGTCGCAACAATCCGTTCGCGCGCAGCTGGCGCAGCAGCACGCAGGGTCTCGCCCCCATGGAAGCAGCGCGCGGCTGTCTTATCGCTTATGCCACGGCGCCGGGCAAGGTCGCCGCCGACGGCACGGGCCGCAACAGCGTGTATACCGCCAGCCTGCTCAAGCATCTCGAACAGAACGACCTCGACATCCTAAAGTTGTTCATGACCGTGCGCAACGAGGTGTTGCAGGCAACGGACGATGCGCAAATACCCTGGGAGAACACGTCGTTGACAGCGGAGTTCTATTTTGTGGCTCGTCCGTATGTCACAGGTCCGGGCGCGGGCGAGACACGCCCGCCGACCGTGGTTGCGCCGACATCCCCGCCGGCCGAGGAACCCAATCCGGGTGAACTGTGTATGTTCGAAGGCGGTGAATTCGCGTGGATACCGCCGGGAAACTTCGAAATGGGCTCAAGTCTGACTCCGGAACAGGTTATTACGATGTGTGATGGCTACAAGGAGGTGCAGTCGGAGCTCGAAAACGAACACCCGCAGCATGCGGTAACGCTAACGCGAGGGTTCTGGATGGGCACAAGAGAGGTTTCAGTGGACCGATTCCGGACGTTCGTGGACGCGACGGGGTATGAGACAGACGCCGAGAAAGCAGGTCAAGGCGCTGTCTATGACATCGAGGAACACGGGTGGCTGCTGTCGGCGGGGGCAACTTGGCGCAATCCTCACAGGGAAGTTGAGGAACGCGAACCCGTCGTTCTCGTTAGTTGGAATGATGCAACGGCATATTGTCAATGGTTGAGCCAGAAGACTGGGGATACCTACCGGTTGCCGACAGAAGCGGAATGGGAATACGCATGCCGCGCGGGCACGAATACAGAGTGCTGGTGGGGCGACCGGATTGAAGACGGGACAGGCTGCATGAATTGTGCGGATGAGACGAAACGGCCGGACGGGAAGCAGTGGGTGTGGCGATTGCCGTTTTCGGACGGGTATTGGAATGTGTCGCCAGTGGGAAGCTTCAAGGCAAACCCATGGGGCTTATATGACACAATCGGAAATGTGTGGGAGTGGTGCGCAGACCTATATGGTGGCTATCCGTCCGAAACAACAACTGACCCGAAAGGAGCCCGAACGGGCGACTACCGCGTGACCCGTGGCGGGTCCTGGGGCTGCTTTCCATGGGGCTGCCGGTCGGCGTGCAGGGATTATCAGTCCGCTAAAAACGCGGCGGACAGCCTCGGATTTCGAGTGGTTCGTCTCGCCTACCCGTGA